From Salvia splendens isolate huo1 chromosome 3, SspV2, whole genome shotgun sequence, a single genomic window includes:
- the LOC121796656 gene encoding uncharacterized protein LOC121796656 — protein sequence MNRLRVPISTNEDKDKLCSSTSMQASAYKTSTLCADDNVIVEECHDPRPVQCFHADKNDVELVNSDYKAEVSRSLSLKKSRKRQRAEEVPSNIDDEVICTGDTNNPVQTPVHNGKETSSSNPVSEPDNHYFTGGLLGPDGTNWHLGKWCKKGQNQGSNSKAGDLIAVGADGRGGRIKVMRQLHQPSLDSKCKQSGKQSKLRGKGVLQI from the exons ATGAACAGGTTAAGAGTCCCTATCTCAACAAATGAAGATAAGGATAAACTATGCTCCTCTACTTCCATGCAAGCATCTGCGTACAAAACTTCAACACTTTGTGCTGATGACAACGTAATTGTTGAAGAATGCCATGATCCAAGGCCAGTCCAATGCTTTCATGCTGACAAAAATGATGTAGAATTGGTAAACTCTGACTACAAAGCTGAAGTATCTCGCTCTCTGTCTTTGAAAAAGAGTAGAAAGAGACAACGGGCTGAGGAAGTTCCATCTAACATAGATGATGAGGTGATATGCACTGGGGACACCAATAATCCTGTTCAAACCCCAGTCCATAATGGAAAAGAGACTAGTTCATCCAATCCAGTTTCTGAACCTG ATAACCATTACTTCACTGGCGGCTTACTCGGCCCTGATGGAACCAACTGGCACTTGGGAAAATGGTGCAAGAAAGGTCAGAACCAAGGATCAAATTCAAAAGCAGGCGATCTAATTGCGGTTGGAGCTGATGGCAGAGGTGGCCGAATCAAGGTTATGAGACAACTTCATCAACCATCACTG GATTCTAAATGCAAGCAAAGTGGCAAACAAAGCAAGTTGAGAGGAAAAGGAGTGTTGCAGATTTGA
- the LOC121796449 gene encoding uncharacterized protein LOC121796449 — protein MAYDMDLREDDAMKLASLGNDGGSREGNYLLIKSLDTHKKSYKELLAKCNDLGRREARCCEELENANKKIKKLKPETVGPRTCNCCLNERE, from the exons ATGGCCTATGATATGGACTTAAGAGAAGATGATGCCATGAAACTTGCTTCATTAGGAAATGACGGTGGCAGCAGAGAAGGAAATTATCTTCTGATAAAATCTTTGGACACTCATAAAAA GAGTTACAAGGAACTGTTGGCCAAGTGCAATGATTTAGGAAGACGAGAGGCTCGGTGCTGTGAAGAACTTGAGAATGCTAATAAAAAGATTAAGAAGCTGAAGCCTGAAA CTGTGGGTCCAAGAACTTGCAACTGCTGTTTAAATGAAAGAGAATGA
- the LOC121796657 gene encoding protein FAR1-RELATED SEQUENCE 5-like: MEMFDEAQAAGIPDCRPELKPFVGQVFETLDEGISFYEAYANDCRFDTRRYGHKYANGVKTWQTIVCSRQGEKGDVDEEGSSNKRRRRSSRCQCNARITLKYITDSKSPRYAVSNFVDQHNHDMVDTKHVRYMKSNRNLGDIHYKFLQDCTKANIGPTQTFNLLKEFLGGYDAVGCTVTDLRNGKRDILQEMKGADVQMILNQMDEKKNTIDGFHYKFQQGSDGKLLSLFWCDAVSRKNYKMFGDIVSFDTTYSTNRYCMVFGPFTGKDNHGCPVTFGAGFVSNEGADSFSWLLSEFVECMGFAPKLIITDQDWGMKLAIEHVLPSTRHRWCMWHIMMKLPEKVPKRILANEQLKKDLDSCIWSELLEPEEFEETWLTIMDQYGLQNESWFTTMFTQREYWIPAYFRDFQMGSLLKTTSFSESENSFFKRYTKPHFNLADFVMHYNSALDAQRNISERLDFSDATKVPILSTEFLFEKHAADMYTDRIFQQVQDEIVEAHRRCRMTHFEMEDNTEIYTITDSHRNKVVVRHEVGTESYNCDFSQVDRKRVVTAKLHSLYFRLFQRAQSNHDDIVALFDGMEELSQKLFGDTVPSVSSTDKAQRIENLYGVSRPSVVNVHPPNVVSTKGSGSRSGKRIASAIEKAIILQNKPKRRCAKCRELGHHDARNCGREKGKSKM; the protein is encoded by the exons ATGGAGATGTTTGACGAAGCTCAAG CTGCAGGTATTCCAGATTGCAGACCCGAGCTTAAACCGTTTGTTGGTCAGGTGTTTGAAACATTAGACGAAggaatttccttttatgaagCATATGCCAACGACTGTAGGTTTGATACTCGAAGATATGGACACAAGTACGCAAATGGTGTCAAAACATGGCAGACCATTGTGTGCAGTAGGCAAGGTGAAAAGGGGGATGTCGACGAAGAGGGTAGTTCTAACAAACGTAGACGCCGTTCTAGCAGGTGTCAATGCAATGCGAGAATTACGTTGAAGTATATAACCGATTCCAAAAGTCCTCGATATGCTGTCAGCAACTTTGTAGACCAACACAATCATGATATGGTCGATACAAAGCACGTCCGATACATGAAATCCAACCGTAACCTTGGGGATATCCATTATAAATTCCTACAGGACTGCACAAAGGCCAACATTGGACCTACACAGACTTTCAATTTATTGAAGGAGTTCCTGGGTGGCTATGATGCTGTGGGTTGCACAGTTACTGATTTACGGAACGGCAAGCGCGACATATTGCAAGAAATGAAAGGCGCTGATGTCCAGATGATTTTAAATCAAATGGATGAGAAGAAGAACACCATTGACGGTTTCCATTACAAATTCCAGCAAGGTAGTGATGGAAAGTTACTTAGTCTTTTTTGGTGTGACGCTGTGTCGCGAAAGAACTACAAGATGTTCGGTGACATTGTATCCTTTGATACTACGTACTCAACAAACAG GTATTGCATGGTGTTTGGTCCATTCACTGGAAAAGACAACCACGGATGCCCTGTTACGTTTGGTGCTGGATTCGTTTCAAATGAGGGCGCCGACTCATTCTCTTGGTTGCTCAGTGAGTTTGTAGAATGTATGGGTTTTGCGCCTAAGTTGATAATAACTGACCAGGATTGGGGGATGAAACTTGCCATTGAACATGTACTGCCAAGTACTAGGCATCGTTGGTGCATGTGGCACATTATGATGAAGCTTCCTGAAAAGGTACCCAAAAGAATACTTGCCAACGAACAGTTGAAGAAGGATTTGGACTCTTGTATATGGTCTGAATTGTTGGAGCCAGAGGAATTTGAAGAAACTTGGTTGACCATTATGGACCAATATGGTTTACAAAATGAATCTTGGTTCACAACTATGTTCACACAACGAGAGTATTGGATTCCAGCATATTTTAGGGATTTCCAAATGGGGTCGTTGTTGAAGACAACATCATTCTCTGAGTCCGAGAACAGCTTTTTCAAAAGGTACACAAAACCACACTTCAACCTTGCTGACTTTGTGATGCACTACAACAGCGCGTTGGATGCTCAACGTAACATATCAGAAAGGCTCGATTTCTCTGATGCTACAAAAGTACCCATCCTGTCAACGGAGTTTTTATTTGAGAAACACGCAGCGGATATGTACACAGATCGCATCTTTCAGCAAGTTCAAGATGAGATTGTCGAGGCTCATCGACGCTGCAGAATGACTCACTTTGAGATGGAAGACAATACCGAGATTTACACAATAACGGACAGCCATCGAAACAAAGTTGTTGTCCGCCACGAAGTTGGCACAGAATCGTACAACTGTGATT TTTCACAGGTTGATCGTAAACGAGTTGTAACCGCCAAACTCCATTCATTATACTTTCGCTTATTTCAACGAGCACAGAGCAATCACGATGACATTGTTGCATTATTcgatggaatggaagaactaAGTCAAAAACTCTTTGGGGATACAGTACCGTCAGTGTCTTCCACTGATAAAGCACAGAGGATTGAGAATCTGTACGGGGTATCTCGACCGAGTGTTGTTAACGTGCACCCTCCCAATGTAGTGAGTACAAAGGGATCTGGCAGCAGATCTGGAAAGAGAATTGCATCAGCAATTGAAAAGGCTATTATACTGCAGAACAAACCTAAGAGGCGATGTGCAAAGTGTCGAGAATTGGGCCATCACGATGCAAGGAATTGTGGTAGGGAGAAAGGAAAATCCAAAATGTAG